A window of Ruminococcus champanellensis 18P13 = JCM 17042 contains these coding sequences:
- a CDS encoding ferritin — translation MDNKVANLINEQINKELYSAYLYLDFANYYAAVGLDGFENWYRIQAQEERDHAMLFYQYLQNNSEPVVFASVDKPDWTRGDNMTPLIKGLEHEKYVTSLINTIYAAAYEARDFRTMQVLDWFVKEQGEEEKNASDLITKMELFGSDAKGLYMLNSELKARVYAAPSLVL, via the coding sequence ATGGACAATAAGGTCGCAAATCTTATCAACGAGCAAATCAACAAGGAGCTGTACTCCGCTTATCTCTACCTGGATTTTGCCAATTATTATGCTGCTGTCGGACTGGATGGCTTTGAAAACTGGTACCGGATCCAGGCACAGGAGGAACGGGATCACGCCATGCTATTCTACCAGTATCTGCAAAACAACAGTGAGCCGGTGGTCTTTGCGTCGGTGGACAAGCCGGATTGGACACGGGGAGACAATATGACGCCCCTGATCAAGGGACTGGAGCACGAGAAATACGTCACCTCCCTGATCAATACCATCTACGCTGCCGCTTACGAAGCACGGGACTTCCGTACCATGCAGGTGCTGGACTGGTTCGTCAAGGAGCAGGGGGAGGAGGAAAAGAATGCCTCCGATCTGATTACCAAGATGGAGCTGTTCGGCTCCGATGCAAAGGGACTGTACATGCTGAACAGTGAGCTGAAGGCTCGGGTCTACGCCGCTCCCTCCCTGGTGCTCTGA
- a CDS encoding DUF4314 domain-containing protein, whose product MNDWERLHRQAERYKQSYPPGTRVMLLNMNDPYSPVESGMRGTVQSVDDIGQLLMKWDNGRALALVPGEDSFRRLTQEEIDRELQEQAQEQTINEQSM is encoded by the coding sequence ATGAATGATTGGGAACGATTACACAGACAGGCTGAGAGATATAAACAGTCATATCCCCCGGGAACAAGAGTAATGCTGCTTAATATGAACGATCCATATTCTCCCGTAGAAAGCGGTATGCGCGGAACGGTTCAGAGTGTGGATGATATCGGTCAACTCCTAATGAAATGGGATAATGGCAGAGCGCTTGCCCTGGTCCCCGGCGAAGACTCATTCCGTCGATTGACACAGGAAGAAATCGACCGGGAGTTACAGGAACAAGCTCAGGAACAGACTATAAATGAACAATCTATGTAA
- the dcm gene encoding DNA (cytosine-5-)-methyltransferase, with protein sequence MAIPFIDLCSGIGGFHSGLVNTGHYRCVGHAEIDKNAEKAYNAIYGEEGGLNYGDLRTINPRELPHFDLLCGGFPCQSFSVAGRRLGFRDTRGTVFFEIARILAEKRPPFLLLENVLGLLSHDSGRTLNTIFSALVDMGYNLEWMVLNSKYFGVPQQRRRLYIVGYLDPRCAGKVFPLSGGNAKNLKQLIPGPQGQRVYETDGIACTQCAGSGGWGGKTGLYFIDMNADPVITDVARCITARQDSGVSNHRGEHSAVLIEDAPRAILTPDRETVRQQGRRMKEPNEAMFTITAQDKHGVYHKGRIRKLMPIECWRLQGFTDEQFYKAQATGLKDGHLYKMAGNAVSVPVISAIGQRLYEINHEFGIVKE encoded by the coding sequence ATGGCAATCCCATTCATTGATTTGTGTTCGGGTATCGGCGGTTTTCATTCCGGACTCGTAAATACAGGTCATTACAGATGCGTCGGTCATGCAGAAATTGATAAGAACGCAGAAAAAGCGTATAACGCCATTTACGGAGAAGAAGGAGGTTTGAATTATGGCGATTTGCGAACAATCAATCCAAGGGAACTCCCCCACTTCGACCTGCTTTGCGGCGGATTTCCTTGCCAAAGCTTCTCGGTTGCGGGACGGCGTCTCGGTTTCCGAGATACAAGAGGAACTGTCTTCTTTGAAATTGCCCGAATCCTTGCAGAAAAACGGCCTCCATTTTTACTCTTGGAGAATGTCCTCGGTCTGTTATCGCATGACAGCGGCCGGACGCTTAATACCATCTTCTCCGCGCTTGTTGACATGGGGTATAATCTCGAATGGATGGTGCTTAACAGCAAATACTTCGGAGTCCCCCAACAGCGAAGACGGCTGTATATTGTCGGATATCTTGATCCGAGATGTGCCGGAAAGGTATTTCCTCTCAGCGGCGGCAATGCGAAAAATCTTAAGCAACTTATCCCGGGACCTCAGGGCCAAAGAGTCTATGAAACAGACGGAATAGCCTGTACGCAGTGTGCAGGCTCAGGCGGTTGGGGCGGCAAAACCGGATTATATTTTATCGATATGAACGCCGATCCGGTCATTACAGATGTTGCCCGATGTATAACCGCAAGGCAAGACTCCGGAGTGAGCAATCACAGAGGCGAACACTCTGCGGTTCTTATCGAAGATGCGCCGAGAGCAATACTGACACCCGACAGAGAAACTGTCCGTCAGCAGGGTCGCCGTATGAAAGAGCCGAATGAAGCCATGTTCACGATAACCGCACAGGATAAACACGGAGTCTACCATAAAGGAAGAATCCGCAAGCTTATGCCTATTGAGTGTTGGCGGTTGCAAGGTTTCACGGACGAACAATTCTATAAAGCACAGGCAACCGGTCTGAAAGACGGTCACCTATATAAAATGGCAGGTAACGCAGTCAGCGTACCTGTCATTTCTGCTATCGGGCAGAGACTATATGAAATAAACCACGAATTCGGAATTGTAAAGGAGTAA
- a CDS encoding DNA adenine methylase translates to MSGSVSPLPWTGSKGCIYTTIDAFMPPHKTYVEACMGSAEVFLRKKPVEREIINDYNGDLVKFFRVLQQNEKLAYLLGRLYLSFNSEELFRINKAMLADVPNILDDLTETSATVEKAEWSDIEKAVAFFENQIFSFSSTGKTFAIAKKDMTKRFGRLVTACSRLRNAVIMHRDYKDCISYAAGKDTFILLDPPYKGTEKYYQKANFGSDEHAKLFDFMYGIHEKYEGNCKFIITYNNDPYICSLAEKYGFDTFVKERLHNMLQSTKPGEMFEELLIGNYDLKKQAEENNHCIVKEAQQLTLFDFQYDY, encoded by the coding sequence TTGTCCGGTTCTGTAAGTCCACTACCGTGGACAGGAAGCAAAGGCTGTATTTACACAACAATTGACGCTTTTATGCCGCCCCACAAGACTTATGTGGAAGCGTGTATGGGAAGCGCCGAAGTATTTCTGAGAAAAAAGCCCGTTGAAAGAGAAATTATCAATGATTACAACGGCGATTTGGTGAAATTCTTTCGTGTATTACAGCAAAATGAGAAGCTCGCTTACCTATTGGGCCGTCTTTATCTGTCTTTCAATTCAGAAGAACTATTCAGAATAAATAAGGCAATGCTCGCCGATGTACCGAATATTCTTGATGATTTGACAGAAACCTCGGCTACAGTGGAAAAAGCCGAATGGTCGGATATCGAGAAGGCTGTCGCTTTCTTCGAAAATCAGATATTCAGCTTCTCATCCACCGGAAAAACCTTTGCCATCGCAAAAAAGGACATGACCAAACGCTTTGGCAGACTTGTTACCGCCTGCAGCAGACTCAGAAATGCCGTTATCATGCACAGAGACTACAAGGACTGTATTTCTTATGCTGCAGGCAAAGACACTTTTATTTTGCTTGACCCTCCGTACAAGGGTACGGAAAAGTACTATCAAAAAGCCAACTTCGGCAGTGACGAACACGCAAAGCTGTTTGATTTTATGTATGGCATTCATGAGAAGTATGAGGGTAATTGCAAATTCATTATTACCTACAATAACGATCCGTATATTTGCAGTCTCGCTGAAAAATACGGATTCGATACTTTTGTGAAAGAACGACTGCACAATATGCTTCAAAGCACAAAACCGGGCGAAATGTTCGAAGAACTGCTCATTGGTAATTATGATTTGAAAAAGCAGGCAGAAGAAAACAATCATTGCATCGTAAAAGAAGCTCAGCAATTAACGCTTTTCGATTTTCAGTACGATTATTAA
- a CDS encoding AbrB/MazE/SpoVT family DNA-binding domain-containing protein has translation MNRKIVKVLGKRGRITIPYEIRVRNKIGYNDILSFEEKDKNTIIVRKEKLCGGCTPECFDEENSIPIEDFIDSLTPEQQRRATIYLNLLWAQKESASVGRT, from the coding sequence ATGAATAGAAAGATTGTCAAAGTCCTCGGCAAACGAGGACGAATTACAATTCCGTATGAAATAAGAGTCCGCAATAAAATCGGCTATAATGATATTCTTTCTTTCGAGGAAAAGGATAAAAACACCATTATAGTCCGAAAAGAAAAATTGTGCGGCGGGTGTACTCCCGAGTGCTTTGACGAAGAAAACTCAATTCCCATTGAAGACTTTATCGACAGCCTCACACCGGAGCAGCAGCGCCGTGCAACAATTTATCTGAATTTACTGTGGGCGCAGAAAGAGAGTGCGTCTGTTGGCAGAACATAA
- a CDS encoding sigma-70 family RNA polymerase sigma factor translates to MSTKFYIKDNNGIYLSTDGKIRYTLLEGKALYDFLKTENGRSRCFHVDIDENGNKIGIEAEPKMITACAAQRERDRYRYKVMTKLNITVVSANTLVSVPGEDDLELLDTVADEDVDLEAEAMHHLDLETLKKALQALSKEEYRIIHCLYLSKSTMSEKEIAKHLGMTQQAVSKRKRAIFEKLKKFF, encoded by the coding sequence GTGAGTACCAAATTCTATATCAAAGACAATAACGGCATTTATCTGTCCACGGACGGAAAAATCAGATACACCCTGCTGGAAGGGAAGGCGTTGTATGACTTTCTCAAAACCGAAAACGGAAGGTCAAGATGCTTCCATGTAGACATTGATGAAAACGGCAACAAGATCGGAATTGAAGCCGAACCCAAAATGATCACGGCATGTGCAGCACAGCGGGAACGGGATCGTTATCGCTACAAAGTGATGACTAAGCTGAACATTACAGTTGTGTCGGCAAATACGCTTGTCTCAGTTCCCGGCGAGGATGACCTCGAACTGCTTGATACCGTTGCGGACGAAGATGTCGATTTGGAAGCCGAGGCAATGCACCACCTCGACCTTGAAACTTTGAAAAAGGCTTTGCAAGCCCTCTCAAAAGAAGAATACCGTATCATCCACTGTCTGTACCTATCCAAATCCACTATGAGCGAAAAAGAGATTGCCAAGCATCTCGGTATGACACAGCAGGCCGTGAGCAAGCGTAAGAGAGCCATTTTCGAGAAACTGAAAAAATTTTTCTAA
- a CDS encoding ATP-dependent DNA helicase gives MFEITYSDNETFEAYQNAGKAHKGGTYDFTFENRYIIYHANLRHKVDYIAIDMSTGLASFVITKNPGNLYTEASYKRLIPHILYSVKYTGDMRYLNRFADDPLTVIDSIFRVVLPNNGYNIREEQIALAKKMYIGFTEKQVALCEAEVGTGKTLSYLVAAIVAKHHNGITYRQNLPVTITTSSIELQKALVEREIPHLSKMLLDYYIIERPLTAVLRKGKEHYLCRYRLDDFLKNIRMYPEKYKTTIETLEQMSNLRAGIDLDRYRLSGAIKSRICIKGTCAGCARKKECTYNEFAKRMYDLPDLDFQVTNHNMYLMSQKTKTDDHPPLLRESCFVVVDEAHKFKEAAEDTFGERIGEKDIPRYVNAVKILCSTKANRDKYKEFLANIIKENDALFNSLRKKQHGDIEEERGNIISLSVFQTAKLNKIMYLIDKIEGMKIKRNYGIPVTGSYLKTAIAAINKTSKSTIWLDTDENGLLSLCSTPKDINNIFRSKIWDRNVSHVLTSGTLSDGTDFEYFKAENGLDFIQHRLLLESRTESPFDYTNHTRLYIPTGMPTPDNDNEDYFKAIADEIYGIIKATNGHTAILFTSYKTLNLVHDLLRDRLTAYDTICMTRSNKNAITDFKKSKNGILFASGSMWEGVDCVGDCLSSVIIVRLPFPMRSALMEEKKNNCDSVGDFVDRYCTPNMLIKLRQGVGRLIRCESDTGVVSILNPRAISKSYSGKIGQALHKFPKVDSAQEIECFMRGVKDEEYYGEKKENMK, from the coding sequence ATGTTTGAAATTACTTATAGCGACAACGAAACCTTTGAAGCATACCAAAACGCGGGGAAAGCCCATAAAGGCGGCACCTACGATTTTACTTTTGAAAACCGATATATTATTTATCACGCAAACCTGCGTCATAAGGTGGATTACATTGCCATCGATATGAGCACCGGTCTCGCCTCTTTCGTTATTACCAAGAACCCCGGCAATCTCTACACCGAAGCGTCCTACAAACGGCTGATCCCCCATATTCTTTACTCCGTAAAATATACTGGAGACATGAGATATCTCAATCGCTTTGCGGACGATCCCCTCACGGTTATTGACTCAATCTTCCGTGTTGTTCTCCCCAATAACGGATATAACATTCGGGAAGAACAGATTGCTCTTGCAAAGAAGATGTATATCGGTTTTACCGAAAAACAGGTTGCTCTCTGTGAAGCGGAAGTAGGAACAGGCAAAACTCTTTCTTATTTGGTGGCAGCCATTGTAGCCAAACACCACAACGGCATTACTTACAGGCAGAACCTGCCCGTAACCATCACCACATCGAGCATTGAATTGCAGAAAGCATTGGTGGAGCGTGAAATCCCCCACCTTTCCAAAATGCTCTTAGACTATTACATTATTGAGCGTCCGCTGACCGCGGTTCTTCGCAAAGGCAAGGAACACTACCTTTGCCGTTATCGTCTCGATGACTTTCTCAAGAATATCCGTATGTATCCCGAAAAATACAAGACCACCATTGAAACACTCGAGCAGATGAGCAACCTGCGTGCAGGAATTGACCTGGACAGATACCGCCTCAGCGGAGCGATTAAGAGCCGAATCTGTATTAAGGGTACATGCGCAGGCTGTGCGCGAAAGAAGGAATGTACATACAACGAATTTGCTAAACGGATGTACGACCTTCCCGACCTTGACTTTCAAGTTACAAACCATAATATGTACCTCATGTCCCAAAAAACGAAGACCGATGACCATCCCCCTCTGCTGCGCGAGAGTTGCTTTGTGGTCGTAGATGAGGCGCATAAGTTCAAAGAAGCGGCTGAAGACACCTTTGGCGAGAGAATCGGAGAAAAAGACATCCCCCGCTATGTAAATGCAGTAAAAATTCTTTGCTCAACCAAGGCCAATAGGGATAAGTACAAAGAATTTCTCGCAAATATCATCAAGGAAAACGATGCCCTGTTCAACAGCCTTCGCAAGAAGCAGCACGGCGATATCGAAGAAGAACGAGGAAATATTATTTCTCTGTCGGTGTTTCAGACAGCCAAACTCAACAAGATTATGTACCTCATTGATAAAATCGAAGGTATGAAGATTAAACGCAATTACGGTATCCCCGTAACCGGCAGCTACTTGAAAACGGCGATTGCCGCTATCAATAAGACAAGTAAGTCCACCATTTGGTTGGACACGGATGAAAACGGACTTCTTTCGTTATGCAGTACCCCCAAAGATATCAACAACATTTTCAGGAGTAAAATTTGGGACAGAAATGTGAGCCATGTGCTGACCTCCGGTACACTTTCGGATGGAACGGATTTTGAATACTTCAAAGCGGAAAACGGATTGGACTTTATTCAGCATCGCCTGCTTTTGGAGTCCCGTACAGAATCGCCTTTTGATTATACAAACCACACAAGACTGTATATTCCCACGGGGATGCCCACTCCGGACAATGACAACGAGGACTACTTCAAAGCCATCGCCGATGAGATTTATGGGATTATCAAAGCCACAAACGGTCATACGGCAATCCTCTTCACATCATATAAAACGCTCAACCTGGTACACGACCTTCTGCGGGACAGACTAACCGCATACGATACCATCTGCATGACCCGCAGCAATAAAAATGCCATTACCGATTTCAAAAAATCGAAGAACGGTATTCTTTTTGCTTCCGGCTCTATGTGGGAAGGAGTTGACTGTGTAGGTGACTGTCTTTCATCCGTAATTATTGTTCGGCTGCCATTCCCGATGAGAAGCGCTCTCATGGAGGAAAAGAAGAATAACTGCGACAGCGTCGGAGATTTTGTAGACAGATACTGCACTCCCAATATGCTGATCAAACTCCGTCAGGGCGTGGGAAGACTTATTCGCTGTGAAAGCGATACCGGTGTCGTGTCCATCCTGAACCCGAGAGCCATCTCTAAGTCCTACTCCGGTAAAATCGGGCAAGCCCTTCATAAGTTCCCCAAGGTGGACTCCGCTCAAGAAATTGAGTGCTTCATGAGAGGCGTTAAGGACGAAGAATACTACGGAGAAAAGAAGGAGAACATGAAATGA
- a CDS encoding AAA family ATPase, with product MLIEFRFKNYRSFRDEAVLSMEATGLGTFKNCLIQEKSTKLLPGVAIYGKNGGGKSNVIRAFWLAVQFIRNAQRTQHEKAEIPVMPFGLNDYSKSDPTSFKFIYVQNGIKYWYGFSATRESIVSEYLYHAPKGQKAVVFLRDGQKFSFTEEKTKRSMIGEMVAANQLFFSVACTMNDAVCIGAMRWFRDCIFFSRDYTDIPRQLLEYSEDKNMLKAITEYAKTADLGIEDMQFEFDSKEIKDDESFPANVPEGIKAALTQFMHALSETSNNSEVKLRMGEVTAKAKHLGENKNGERVLYSLDLSDESDGTRKLMSLAPAIESALQNGGVLLADEIERELHPVLVNYIISKFQSKNSNPNGAQIIFTTHNTELMNMELLRKDQLYFADKRNNDGASELYSISDFATRTTDNIRKGYLVGKYGATPDIEIEEVE from the coding sequence ATGCTGATTGAATTCAGATTTAAAAACTACAGATCTTTTCGAGATGAAGCCGTACTTTCTATGGAAGCGACGGGACTCGGCACCTTCAAGAATTGTTTGATTCAAGAGAAAAGTACGAAGTTGCTTCCGGGAGTTGCGATTTACGGAAAAAACGGCGGCGGCAAAAGTAATGTTATCAGGGCATTTTGGCTTGCGGTACAGTTTATCCGAAATGCGCAGCGGACTCAGCACGAAAAAGCTGAAATACCGGTTATGCCGTTTGGCTTGAACGATTATTCTAAATCCGATCCGACCTCATTCAAGTTTATCTATGTGCAAAACGGGATTAAATACTGGTACGGATTTTCTGCAACAAGAGAATCAATTGTCAGTGAATATCTGTATCATGCGCCCAAAGGACAGAAAGCGGTTGTTTTCTTAAGGGACGGTCAAAAATTCAGCTTTACCGAGGAAAAAACCAAGCGAAGCATGATCGGTGAAATGGTAGCTGCAAATCAGTTGTTTTTTTCGGTAGCCTGCACAATGAACGACGCTGTCTGTATCGGCGCAATGCGTTGGTTCAGAGACTGCATATTTTTCTCGCGGGATTATACAGATATCCCAAGACAGCTTCTTGAATATTCGGAAGACAAGAATATGCTAAAAGCCATAACCGAATATGCTAAGACTGCCGACCTTGGCATAGAAGATATGCAGTTCGAATTTGACAGTAAAGAAATCAAGGATGACGAATCTTTCCCTGCGAATGTTCCCGAAGGAATCAAAGCGGCTCTTACACAATTTATGCATGCCTTGTCCGAAACATCAAACAATTCGGAAGTAAAACTCAGAATGGGCGAAGTTACGGCAAAGGCAAAGCATCTGGGTGAAAACAAAAACGGAGAACGAGTTCTGTATTCTCTGGACCTTTCTGACGAATCGGACGGAACAAGAAAACTTATGTCATTAGCACCCGCAATAGAATCCGCACTGCAGAACGGCGGTGTGTTACTCGCTGATGAAATAGAACGCGAACTGCACCCTGTCCTTGTGAATTATATTATCTCAAAATTCCAAAGCAAAAACAGCAATCCAAACGGTGCGCAGATTATCTTTACTACGCACAACACAGAACTGATGAATATGGAACTGCTGCGTAAGGATCAACTGTATTTTGCAGATAAGCGGAACAACGATGGTGCATCCGAACTGTACAGCATCAGTGATTTTGCAACAAGGACAACGGATAACATCCGAAAAGGTTATCTTGTCGGGAAGTACGGTGCAACTCCGGATATTGAAATTGAGGAGGTGGAATAA
- a CDS encoding RloB domain-containing protein: MPRQLRKQKAYIVVFCEGESERAYMEFLKKKFSDVAAFKFNCSTNLFEEADSKFKKDKRFSDYTEETDEIWFFFDVETKDISKWDSRLEIIKRLRRLRKRPNIKVRLLMTSGCIEYWLMLHYEMFAPPVQTEAEKKEMLTRLVRKEPTYQKGDFVSTAKIAEHYPTAVINAKQAVSFLLQDGLPGLDDTDERNRWLCTNCLTFSTVYEAIDFLESLA; encoded by the coding sequence ATGCCTCGTCAATTAAGAAAACAGAAAGCCTACATTGTTGTCTTTTGTGAAGGCGAAAGCGAACGGGCATATATGGAGTTTTTGAAAAAGAAATTCTCGGATGTCGCGGCTTTCAAATTTAATTGCTCGACAAACCTCTTTGAAGAAGCAGACAGCAAATTCAAAAAGGATAAAAGATTCAGCGATTACACAGAGGAAACCGATGAAATTTGGTTTTTCTTTGATGTTGAAACAAAGGATATATCAAAGTGGGACAGCAGGCTCGAGATTATAAAGCGACTCCGCAGACTTCGCAAAAGACCAAACATAAAAGTTCGTCTTTTGATGACATCCGGATGTATTGAGTATTGGCTGATGCTCCATTACGAAATGTTTGCGCCTCCCGTTCAGACAGAAGCAGAGAAAAAGGAAATGCTGACAAGACTTGTGCGCAAAGAGCCGACATACCAAAAGGGTGACTTTGTTTCGACGGCGAAAATCGCCGAGCATTATCCAACCGCCGTTATCAACGCCAAACAAGCCGTATCATTCCTTCTGCAAGACGGTTTGCCGGGGCTTGATGATACAGATGAGAGAAACCGATGGCTATGCACAAACTGCCTGACTTTTTCTACTGTATATGAGGCAATTGACTTCCTGGAAAGTCTCGCATAA
- a CDS encoding recombinase family protein: MAKPMLISPISRQGIKLLRVAAYCRVSSSSADQLNSYTTQINRYNRLAKKKKNEWNMVEIFADEGISGMKAKNRPEFQRMIRMCELHQLDLIITKSVSRFARNVKEALEYVRKLKLLGVGIIFEKEGINTRSLGDEMLLNTFTAIAQEESKAISQNQRLSIVKRMELGIYVDSAP; the protein is encoded by the coding sequence ATGGCAAAGCCGATGCTGATATCCCCGATATCAAGGCAAGGAATTAAGTTGTTGCGAGTGGCGGCTTACTGTCGAGTTTCTTCCTCCTCTGCGGATCAGCTAAACTCTTATACAACACAGATTAACCGCTATAACAGACTCGCAAAGAAGAAAAAGAACGAATGGAACATGGTTGAGATTTTCGCCGATGAAGGCATCAGCGGTATGAAAGCTAAAAACCGCCCCGAGTTCCAACGGATGATCCGCATGTGCGAATTACATCAACTGGACCTCATCATTACAAAATCGGTGTCCCGGTTCGCACGAAATGTAAAAGAAGCCTTGGAGTATGTGAGAAAGCTGAAACTTCTCGGTGTCGGCATAATCTTTGAGAAAGAAGGCATCAATACTCGGTCCCTCGGCGATGAGATGCTGCTTAATACCTTCACAGCAATCGCACAAGAGGAATCTAAAGCGATTTCGCAAAATCAACGCCTCTCCATTGTCAAACGAATGGAACTTGGCATCTATGTAGACAGTGCCCC
- a CDS encoding recombinase family protein, whose protein sequence is IVYQIGYGGIYFEEQNIDTLKSDSELYLVIYAGFAQSESESISKNITWTHRKNFEEGKVIFAYSRMLGYKKGEDGNPEIVPAEAAIVERVFDMYLSGKSTYEISDILQGENIKIPGKKITFNKSTIARMLKNEKYCGDAILQKTVTLDPISKRRKPNEGEAPMWLVENSHPAIVTREKFNKVQEETARRKTLLPQSRKTALTASGKYSKYALTEVMMCGECGSRYKRVTWNIRGKRRIVWRCMSRLDYGKKYCTESITVDEQALQRAIVRALNRFNIEDESTYLMLMKSTIGEAIGINGGSDEIDLLERRIDALNKRMLDLVTLSVQEDNDAEDYEDDFKNISAQIEQLSKRITAIRENEGEDGELQARIKEIQDTIDKRKENKDTYDDSIVRQMVECIKVYHDGRLQIILGGGYELEEYLEK, encoded by the coding sequence ATTGTCTATCAAATCGGGTATGGGGGCATCTACTTCGAGGAACAGAACATCGATACACTGAAAAGCGATAGCGAATTGTACCTTGTCATATACGCAGGATTCGCACAATCCGAATCCGAAAGCATCAGCAAGAATATAACTTGGACACACCGAAAAAACTTTGAAGAAGGTAAAGTAATCTTTGCATACAGTCGGATGCTCGGCTATAAGAAGGGCGAGGACGGAAACCCCGAAATCGTTCCCGCGGAAGCAGCCATAGTGGAGAGAGTATTTGATATGTACCTCTCCGGTAAGTCTACTTATGAAATATCAGATATACTGCAGGGTGAAAACATTAAAATTCCCGGCAAGAAGATAACATTCAACAAATCGACAATTGCACGAATGCTGAAAAACGAAAAGTACTGCGGAGATGCCATCCTTCAAAAGACGGTGACACTTGACCCGATCTCGAAAAGAAGAAAACCAAATGAAGGTGAGGCACCTATGTGGCTCGTAGAAAACAGCCACCCTGCAATCGTCACCCGCGAGAAATTCAATAAGGTACAAGAAGAAACCGCCAGGCGGAAAACATTATTACCACAGTCAAGGAAGACGGCTCTGACTGCTTCGGGAAAGTATTCCAAATACGCACTCACAGAGGTAATGATGTGCGGAGAGTGCGGGAGCAGGTACAAAAGAGTAACATGGAACATCAGAGGCAAGCGCAGAATCGTGTGGCGATGCATGAGCCGTCTTGACTACGGCAAGAAATACTGTACAGAATCCATCACCGTTGATGAGCAGGCACTGCAAAGAGCCATTGTTAGAGCCTTGAATCGATTTAACATCGAAGACGAATCCACATACCTAATGCTGATGAAATCCACCATCGGGGAAGCCATAGGAATCAACGGCGGCTCAGATGAAATCGACCTGCTCGAAAGAAGAATCGATGCCCTTAATAAGCGGATGCTTGACCTTGTAACGCTGAGTGTTCAGGAAGATAATGATGCTGAGGACTATGAAGATGATTTCAAGAATATCTCCGCACAAATCGAGCAACTGTCTAAGCGTATTACAGCAATTAGAGAAAACGAAGGTGAGGACGGAGAACTTCAAGCTCGGATTAAGGAAATCCAGGACACCATTGACAAACGAAAAGAAAATAAAGATACCTATGATGACTCAATCGTCCGGCAGATGGTAGAATGTATAAAAGTCTACCATGACGGCAGACTGCAAATTATCCTCGGCGGCGGATATGAACTTGAAGAATACCTCGAAAAATAG